The Streptomyces sp. RKAG293 genome includes a region encoding these proteins:
- a CDS encoding SigE family RNA polymerase sigma factor gives MSPGATPQNDFDEFYAVTAKRLVAAVYAVTGDLGEAEDAVQEAYARAWQRWAKLTAEGDPTPWVRTVALRLAVSTWRKTRNRVRAHFRYGVPSDAPALAPDRVALIAALRELGAEQRTAVVLHHLMDLPIEEVARETGVSNAAVRTRLSRARKALGDRLTEEEEVPLHG, from the coding sequence GTGAGCCCGGGCGCGACGCCGCAGAACGACTTCGACGAGTTCTACGCCGTCACCGCGAAACGCCTGGTGGCCGCGGTGTACGCGGTGACCGGCGATCTCGGCGAGGCCGAGGACGCCGTGCAGGAGGCGTATGCCCGCGCGTGGCAGCGGTGGGCGAAGCTCACGGCCGAGGGCGACCCGACGCCGTGGGTGCGGACGGTGGCTCTGCGACTGGCGGTGAGCACGTGGCGCAAGACCCGCAACCGGGTACGGGCACACTTCAGGTACGGGGTTCCGTCGGACGCGCCCGCACTGGCACCCGACCGGGTGGCTCTGATCGCCGCTCTGCGCGAGCTCGGCGCGGAGCAGCGCACGGCCGTCGTGCTGCACCATTTGATGGACCTGCCGATCGAGGAGGTCGCCCGGGAGACCGGAGTGTCCAACGCGGCGGTACGAACCCGGCTCAGCCGCGCACGCAAGGCGCTGGGCGACCGGCTGACCGAGGAAGAGGAGGTGCCCCTCCATGGCTGA
- a CDS encoding DUF2635 domain-containing protein — protein sequence MADPLDDRLRDLARDTEPLIVLARPADVRRRGERRRARRRVGAVAVVAAAALAVGSWAVLPRLENGAQTPAVGGSSSPDPLPTDPLTGELLPPTALPWDSYWHWRTVAGDVSAKIPLMHCGASLYDPASASVRFFQGNENSSARYAIHALSNEAKAAAELNRIRDELGKCGLVAAYTGKEGGTMETVFRVYAATKQGGRMNQVWLANRGRYVSVLQVVMPVRKGPNPPYFDGTPVQCMARSLERLAPPSTQATPGTPSTSPSSAFAGGSVGGGVDQTTGGGVPADPPPDAKFPPGYFPSTSPDRC from the coding sequence ATGGCTGACCCGCTCGACGACCGCCTCCGGGACCTGGCTCGCGACACCGAGCCGCTGATCGTCCTCGCCCGTCCCGCCGATGTCCGCAGGCGGGGGGAGCGCCGCCGTGCCCGGCGCCGGGTGGGCGCGGTGGCCGTGGTGGCCGCGGCCGCGCTGGCCGTCGGCAGTTGGGCGGTCCTGCCGCGGCTGGAGAACGGCGCGCAGACCCCGGCGGTCGGTGGCTCCTCCTCGCCGGACCCGCTGCCGACCGACCCGCTGACCGGTGAACTGCTCCCGCCGACCGCGCTGCCCTGGGACTCCTACTGGCACTGGCGCACCGTCGCGGGGGATGTCTCGGCGAAGATCCCGCTCATGCACTGCGGAGCGTCGCTGTACGATCCGGCCTCGGCGAGTGTCCGTTTCTTTCAGGGGAACGAGAACAGCAGCGCGCGGTACGCGATCCACGCCCTCAGTAACGAGGCCAAGGCCGCTGCCGAACTGAACCGCATACGTGACGAATTGGGCAAATGTGGACTTGTTGCTGCTTACACTGGGAAGGAGGGGGGAACTATGGAGACCGTGTTCCGCGTCTACGCGGCAACGAAACAGGGCGGCCGGATGAACCAGGTGTGGCTGGCGAACCGGGGCCGGTACGTGTCGGTGCTCCAGGTGGTCATGCCGGTGCGCAAGGGACCGAATCCGCCGTACTTCGACGGGACGCCGGTGCAGTGCATGGCGCGGTCCCTCGAACGGCTCGCTCCCCCTTCCACCCAGGCCACCCCCGGCACCCCCAGTACTTCTCCGTCTTCCGCATTCGCCGGGGGCTCGGTCGGCGGCGGCGTCGACCAGACGACCGGGGGCGGGGTCCCGGCGGACCCGCCACCCGATGCGAAGTTCCCGCCGGGCTACTTCCCTTCGACTTCTCCTGACCGCTGCTGA
- a CDS encoding Ig-like domain-containing protein, which yields MTPIRTSRIPFSRIRALAVPALLAVALTACGGGGGGDNAKGGSDKGGADAPAAVPVTVSPANGKTGVDPGSPVKVSLTEGTIGAVTVTAAAKSSDGVEAVAVTGKLDAAKHSWQSDRTMTPGTAYTVKVTAADKSGAQKEQTSTFTTLAAAKTNGVTVTPVGNAVVGVGQPVSIAFDKPVTNRAAVEKQLSVTTTPAVQGSWGWITDPLTGTQRADWRPAAYWAKGTKVTMTAKLSGLDTGGGRYLRRDVTSTFTIGTARVSKVDIGAKKMTVTEDGKTIKVINVSAGKSDFPTWNGRMVVLSKESTIKMTSASVGIATNKDAADFYDKDVKMAVHLTTSGTFVHAAPWNDANMGKANTSHGCVGMSDADAKWFFDKAVRGDVVEVAGSTRATVDKGNGYGDWNLSAEAWAKLSALS from the coding sequence GTGACACCCATACGAACGTCCCGCATTCCCTTCTCCCGTATACGTGCCCTGGCCGTGCCGGCCCTGCTGGCCGTCGCGCTCACCGCCTGTGGCGGCGGCGGTGGCGGTGACAACGCCAAGGGCGGCAGCGACAAGGGCGGCGCCGACGCTCCGGCGGCCGTGCCGGTCACCGTGTCGCCCGCCAACGGCAAGACCGGGGTCGACCCCGGCAGCCCGGTGAAGGTGTCGCTGACCGAGGGCACCATCGGCGCCGTGACCGTCACCGCCGCGGCCAAGAGCAGCGACGGCGTCGAGGCCGTGGCGGTCACCGGCAAGCTGGACGCCGCCAAGCACAGCTGGCAGTCCGACCGCACGATGACCCCCGGCACCGCCTACACGGTGAAGGTCACCGCGGCCGACAAGTCCGGCGCGCAGAAGGAGCAGACCAGCACCTTCACCACGCTGGCCGCGGCCAAGACCAACGGCGTCACCGTCACCCCGGTGGGCAACGCGGTGGTCGGCGTGGGCCAGCCGGTCTCCATCGCCTTCGACAAGCCGGTCACCAACCGCGCGGCCGTCGAGAAGCAGCTGTCCGTGACGACGACGCCCGCCGTGCAGGGCAGCTGGGGCTGGATCACCGACCCGCTGACCGGCACCCAGCGCGCCGACTGGCGCCCGGCCGCTTACTGGGCCAAGGGCACCAAGGTCACGATGACGGCCAAGCTCAGCGGCCTCGACACCGGCGGCGGCCGCTACCTGCGCCGCGATGTCACCTCCACCTTCACCATCGGCACCGCCCGGGTCTCCAAGGTCGACATCGGCGCCAAGAAGATGACGGTCACCGAGGACGGCAAGACCATCAAGGTCATCAACGTCTCGGCGGGCAAGAGCGACTTCCCGACCTGGAACGGCCGCATGGTCGTGCTCAGCAAGGAGTCCACGATCAAGATGACGTCGGCGTCCGTCGGCATCGCCACCAACAAGGACGCCGCGGACTTCTACGACAAGGACGTCAAGATGGCGGTGCACCTGACCACTTCGGGCACCTTCGTCCACGCCGCTCCGTGGAACGACGCCAACATGGGCAAGGCGAACACCAGCCACGGCTGCGTCGGGATGTCGGACGCAGACGCCAAGTGGTTCTTCGACAAGGCCGTCCGCGGTGATGTCGTCGAGGTCGCCGGATCGACCCGCGCCACCGTCGACAAGGGCAACGGCTACGGCGACTGGAACCTCAGCGCCGAGGCGTGGGCCAAGCTGAGCGCCCTGTCCTGA
- a CDS encoding MarR family transcriptional regulator, which translates to MPKPLSLPFDPIARADELWTQRWGRVPSMGAITSIMRAQQILLGQVDAVVKPYGLTFARYEALVLLTFSKAGELPMSKIGERLMVHPTSVTNTVDRLVGSGLVAKRPNPNDGRGTLASITDKGREVVDAATRDLMAMDFGLGVYDAEECGEIFASLRPLRIAAGDFEDGH; encoded by the coding sequence GTGCCGAAGCCCCTGAGCCTGCCCTTCGACCCCATCGCCCGCGCCGACGAGCTGTGGACCCAGCGCTGGGGACGCGTTCCGTCGATGGGCGCCATCACCTCGATCATGCGGGCCCAGCAGATCCTGCTGGGCCAGGTGGACGCCGTCGTCAAGCCGTACGGGCTGACCTTCGCCCGGTACGAGGCGCTGGTGCTGCTCACCTTCAGCAAGGCCGGCGAATTGCCGATGTCGAAGATCGGCGAGCGGCTGATGGTGCACCCCACGTCGGTCACCAACACCGTGGACCGCCTCGTCGGCTCCGGCCTGGTCGCCAAGCGGCCCAACCCGAACGACGGACGCGGCACCCTCGCCTCCATCACCGACAAGGGCCGCGAGGTCGTCGACGCGGCCACCCGGGACCTGATGGCGATGGACTTCGGCCTCGGTGTCTACGACGCCGAGGAGTGCGGCGAGATCTTCGCGTCGCTGCGCCCGCTGCGGATAGCCGCGGGCGACTTCGAGGACGGGCACTGA